In Gossypium hirsutum isolate 1008001.06 unplaced genomic scaffold, Gossypium_hirsutum_v2.1 scaffold_158, whole genome shotgun sequence, a genomic segment contains:
- the LOC107941850 gene encoding probable NAD(P)H dehydrogenase subunit CRR3, chloroplastic isoform X1, whose translation MACLSCSCISIAMAKAVIHPPIASLTDKPSPQETQTNSKPKTATRPRKRRQRLRQQKPHPPPSVVQIERAIGAGSFRDADSSDLEEQRRKTIFDGLLPVTGGKFEGDIEKKLRETGEWIGTTTEATFRSSGKTILLVVLQWILPIWTFSLLVASGVIKLPFSTPLIDDLIM comes from the exons atGGCTTGCTTATCCTGCAGTTGTATATCCATTGCCATGGCCAAAGCTGTTATCCATCCCCCCATTGCCTCTCTTACTGACAAACCCTCCCCACAAGAAACCCAAACAAATTCAAAACCCAAAACAGCAACTCGACCAAGAAAAAGGAGACAACGTTTGCGGCAACAAAAGCCACACCCTCCTCCCTCTGTCGTCCAGATTGAACGTGCCATTGGTGCTGGTTCCTTCCGTGACGCTGACTCCAG TGATTTGGAGGAGCAAAGGAGGAAGACGATATTCGATGGGCTTTTGCCTGTCACTGGTGGTAAATTTGAAGGAGACATTGAAAAGAAGCTCCGCGAGACTGGGGAGTGGATTGGTACCACTACTGAAGCAACCTTCCGTTCCTCCG GAAAAACAATCCTGTTGGTTGTGCTACAATGGATCCTACCAATTTGGACCTTTTCTCTACTAGTTGCTTCTGGGGTCATAAAGCTACCATTCAGCACCCCCCTAATCGATGACCTCATCATGTGA
- the LOC107941850 gene encoding probable NAD(P)H dehydrogenase subunit CRR3, chloroplastic isoform X2 — protein sequence MACLSCSCISIAMAKAVIHPPIASLTDKPSPQETQTNSKPKTATRPRKRRQRLRQQKPHPPPSVVQIERAIGAGSFRDADSSDLEEQRRKTIFDGLLPVTGGKFEGDIEKKLRETGEWIGTTTEATFRSSACRIAQNKQPIE from the exons atGGCTTGCTTATCCTGCAGTTGTATATCCATTGCCATGGCCAAAGCTGTTATCCATCCCCCCATTGCCTCTCTTACTGACAAACCCTCCCCACAAGAAACCCAAACAAATTCAAAACCCAAAACAGCAACTCGACCAAGAAAAAGGAGACAACGTTTGCGGCAACAAAAGCCACACCCTCCTCCCTCTGTCGTCCAGATTGAACGTGCCATTGGTGCTGGTTCCTTCCGTGACGCTGACTCCAG TGATTTGGAGGAGCAAAGGAGGAAGACGATATTCGATGGGCTTTTGCCTGTCACTGGTGGTAAATTTGAAGGAGACATTGAAAAGAAGCTCCGCGAGACTGGGGAGTGGATTGGTACCACTACTGAAGCAACCTTCCGTTCCTCCG CTTGCAGAATAGCGCAAAACAAGCAACCAATTGAATGA